A stretch of the Oxyura jamaicensis isolate SHBP4307 breed ruddy duck chromosome 4, BPBGC_Ojam_1.0, whole genome shotgun sequence genome encodes the following:
- the REEP1 gene encoding receptor expression-enhancing protein 1 isoform X2, which produces MVSWIISRLVVLIFGTLYPAYYSYKAVKSKDIKEYVKWMMYWIIFALFTTAETFTDIFLCWFPFYYELKIAFVAWLLSPYTKGSSLLYRKFVHPTLSSKEKEIDDCLVQAKDRSYDALVHFGKRGLNVAATAAVMAASKGQGALSERLRSFSMQDLSTIRGDSSSTVPPSVTVRTSSKQSQPKPSRSASEGTGSSVCTCCSVCRLLRDVNDKYEKPRQANCETKGSVFSDDEENDLLACASMNKRPKRKDQPLEAPPRTLRPRFRKKSTLSSATETM; this is translated from the exons gcttatATTTGGCACTCTTTACCCAGCGTATTATTCTTACAAAGCCGTGAAATCGAAGGACATCAAAGAATAT GTCAAATGGATGATGTACTGGATCATATTTGCGCTCTTCACAACAGCAGAGACGTTCACGGATATCTTTCTTTGCTG gtTTCCATTCTACTATGAACTCAAAATAGCTTTTGTAGCTTGGCTGCTGTCTCCGTACACAAAAGGCTCCAGCCTCCTGTACAGGAAATTTGTTCACCCAACACtgtcttcaaaagaaaag GAGATCGACGACTGCCTCGTCCAGGCTAAAGACCGGAGCTACGATGCCCTCGTGCACTTTGGGAAGCGGGGCCTGAACGTCGCGGCCACGGCAGCTGTCATGGCAGCTTCCAAG GGCCAGGGAGCCTTGTCCGAGAGACTAAGGAGCTTTAGCATGCAGGATCTCTCGACCATTCgtggagacagcagcagcactgttccTCCGTCGGTCACTGTACGAACAAGTAGCAAACAGAGCCAGCCAAAACCATCCAGAAGTGCGTCGGAAGGCACTGGCAGCTCAG TGTGCACGTGTTGCTCGGTGTGCCGACTCCTCAGAG ATGTGAACGATAAATATGAAAAGCCACGGCAGGCAAACTGTGAAACAAAAGGCTCTGTGTTCTCAGATGATGAAGAGAACGATTTGTTGGCTTGCGCATCCATGAACAAAAGGCCCAAAAGGAAGGATCAGCCCCTTGAG GCACCGCCTAGGACCCTTAGACCTCgcttcaggaagaaaagtacCTTGTCCTCTGCCACCGAAACAATGTGA
- the REEP1 gene encoding receptor expression-enhancing protein 1 isoform X1: MVSWIISRLVVLIFGTLYPAYYSYKAVKSKDIKEYVKWMMYWIIFALFTTAETFTDIFLCWFPFYYELKIAFVAWLLSPYTKGSSLLYRKFVHPTLSSKEKEIDDCLVQAKDRSYDALVHFGKRGLNVAATAAVMAASKVSQLLHLHLYLDQKKGQGQGALSERLRSFSMQDLSTIRGDSSSTVPPSVTVRTSSKQSQPKPSRSASEGTGSSVCTCCSVCRLLRDVNDKYEKPRQANCETKGSVFSDDEENDLLACASMNKRPKRKDQPLEAPPRTLRPRFRKKSTLSSATETM, from the exons gcttatATTTGGCACTCTTTACCCAGCGTATTATTCTTACAAAGCCGTGAAATCGAAGGACATCAAAGAATAT GTCAAATGGATGATGTACTGGATCATATTTGCGCTCTTCACAACAGCAGAGACGTTCACGGATATCTTTCTTTGCTG gtTTCCATTCTACTATGAACTCAAAATAGCTTTTGTAGCTTGGCTGCTGTCTCCGTACACAAAAGGCTCCAGCCTCCTGTACAGGAAATTTGTTCACCCAACACtgtcttcaaaagaaaag GAGATCGACGACTGCCTCGTCCAGGCTAAAGACCGGAGCTACGATGCCCTCGTGCACTTTGGGAAGCGGGGCCTGAACGTCGCGGCCACGGCAGCTGTCATGGCAGCTTCCAAG GTCTCTCAGCTGCTTCATTTACACTTGTATTTGGACCAGAAAAAAGGGCAG GGCCAGGGAGCCTTGTCCGAGAGACTAAGGAGCTTTAGCATGCAGGATCTCTCGACCATTCgtggagacagcagcagcactgttccTCCGTCGGTCACTGTACGAACAAGTAGCAAACAGAGCCAGCCAAAACCATCCAGAAGTGCGTCGGAAGGCACTGGCAGCTCAG TGTGCACGTGTTGCTCGGTGTGCCGACTCCTCAGAG ATGTGAACGATAAATATGAAAAGCCACGGCAGGCAAACTGTGAAACAAAAGGCTCTGTGTTCTCAGATGATGAAGAGAACGATTTGTTGGCTTGCGCATCCATGAACAAAAGGCCCAAAAGGAAGGATCAGCCCCTTGAG GCACCGCCTAGGACCCTTAGACCTCgcttcaggaagaaaagtacCTTGTCCTCTGCCACCGAAACAATGTGA
- the REEP1 gene encoding receptor expression-enhancing protein 1 isoform X3 produces the protein MVSWIISRLVVLIFGTLYPAYYSYKAVKSKDIKEYVKWMMYWIIFALFTTAETFTDIFLCWFPFYYELKIAFVAWLLSPYTKGSSLLYRKFVHPTLSSKEKEIDDCLVQAKDRSYDALVHFGKRGLNVAATAAVMAASKVSQLLHLHLYLDQKKGQGQGALSERLRSFSMQDLSTIRGDSSSTVPPSVTVRTSSKQSQPKPSRSASEGTGSSVCTCCSVCRLLRADHHHIINIRSLALTKCSAELLTQRIPQKGLALE, from the exons gcttatATTTGGCACTCTTTACCCAGCGTATTATTCTTACAAAGCCGTGAAATCGAAGGACATCAAAGAATAT GTCAAATGGATGATGTACTGGATCATATTTGCGCTCTTCACAACAGCAGAGACGTTCACGGATATCTTTCTTTGCTG gtTTCCATTCTACTATGAACTCAAAATAGCTTTTGTAGCTTGGCTGCTGTCTCCGTACACAAAAGGCTCCAGCCTCCTGTACAGGAAATTTGTTCACCCAACACtgtcttcaaaagaaaag GAGATCGACGACTGCCTCGTCCAGGCTAAAGACCGGAGCTACGATGCCCTCGTGCACTTTGGGAAGCGGGGCCTGAACGTCGCGGCCACGGCAGCTGTCATGGCAGCTTCCAAG GTCTCTCAGCTGCTTCATTTACACTTGTATTTGGACCAGAAAAAAGGGCAG GGCCAGGGAGCCTTGTCCGAGAGACTAAGGAGCTTTAGCATGCAGGATCTCTCGACCATTCgtggagacagcagcagcactgttccTCCGTCGGTCACTGTACGAACAAGTAGCAAACAGAGCCAGCCAAAACCATCCAGAAGTGCGTCGGAAGGCACTGGCAGCTCAG TGTGCACGTGTTGCTCGGTGTGCCGACTCCTCAGAG CTGATCACCATCACATAATAAATATCCGCTCTCTCGCTCTTACTaagtgctctgcagagctccttaCACAAAGGATCCCCCAGAAAGGCTTAGCTTTGGAGTGA
- the REEP1 gene encoding receptor expression-enhancing protein 1 isoform X4: MVSWIISRLVVLIFGTLYPAYYSYKAVKSKDIKEYVKWMMYWIIFALFTTAETFTDIFLCWFPFYYELKIAFVAWLLSPYTKGSSLLYRKFVHPTLSSKEKEIDDCLVQAKDRSYDALVHFGKRGLNVAATAAVMAASKVSQLLHLHLYLDQKKGQGQGALSERLRSFSMQDLSTIRGDSSSTVPPSVTVRTSSKQSQPKPSRSASEGTGSSVCTCCSVCRLLRGKRS; the protein is encoded by the exons gcttatATTTGGCACTCTTTACCCAGCGTATTATTCTTACAAAGCCGTGAAATCGAAGGACATCAAAGAATAT GTCAAATGGATGATGTACTGGATCATATTTGCGCTCTTCACAACAGCAGAGACGTTCACGGATATCTTTCTTTGCTG gtTTCCATTCTACTATGAACTCAAAATAGCTTTTGTAGCTTGGCTGCTGTCTCCGTACACAAAAGGCTCCAGCCTCCTGTACAGGAAATTTGTTCACCCAACACtgtcttcaaaagaaaag GAGATCGACGACTGCCTCGTCCAGGCTAAAGACCGGAGCTACGATGCCCTCGTGCACTTTGGGAAGCGGGGCCTGAACGTCGCGGCCACGGCAGCTGTCATGGCAGCTTCCAAG GTCTCTCAGCTGCTTCATTTACACTTGTATTTGGACCAGAAAAAAGGGCAG GGCCAGGGAGCCTTGTCCGAGAGACTAAGGAGCTTTAGCATGCAGGATCTCTCGACCATTCgtggagacagcagcagcactgttccTCCGTCGGTCACTGTACGAACAAGTAGCAAACAGAGCCAGCCAAAACCATCCAGAAGTGCGTCGGAAGGCACTGGCAGCTCAG TGTGCACGTGTTGCTCGGTGTGCCGACTCCTCAGAG GGAAACGAAGCTGA